Proteins co-encoded in one Coregonus clupeaformis isolate EN_2021a chromosome 17, ASM2061545v1, whole genome shotgun sequence genomic window:
- the LOC121586876 gene encoding uncharacterized protein LOC121586876 isoform X1 has translation MSVIAGWSIYEGLLTNILQTQKMEKKRNRKPNWTEEQGLLLAQLVNEHKGMLRGKFGPTVTSQGKRRAWDTISQTINASFPLVVRTGDDCEKRWYVLQSKAKDEIAAHKRESSLTGGGPPAKRLSQVADTVFQVLGHSEVSVTGLPTGIDTSMMQALEMQQRPMYFCSMEPSQEPGPSSLPPEPSAAATQDSPADQTPFPSAAPAPSASLQERRLQLTIDVFEQQKKSFPFRRSTTALKLNT, from the exons ATGTCTGTGATTGCTGGCTGGTCTATTTATGAAGGCTTGTTAACAAATATCCTACAAACAcagaaaatggagaaaaaaaggaATCGTAAGCCGAACTGGACTGAGGAGCAAGGTTTGTTGCTGGCCCAGTTGGTGAACGAACATAAAGGTATGTTACGAGGAAAATTTGGCCCAACTGTCACTAGCCAAGGCAAGAGGCGCGCCTGGGACACAATATCCCAAACAATCAATGCCTCTTTTCCACTGGTGGTGCGGACAGGCGACGATTGTGAGAAAAGGTGGTATGTGCTGCAGTCCAAGGCAAAAGATGAGATTGCAGCACACAAGCGGGAATCCTCACTCACAG GGGGTGGACCACCTGCAAAGCGGCTGTCCCAGGTGGCCGACACTGTCTTTCAAGTCCTGGGACACTCTGAGGTCAGTGTCACCGGGCTGCCAACAGGCATTGACACGTCAATGATGCAGGCCCTTGAAATGCAGCAAAG GCCTATGTATTTCTGTAGCATGGAGCCATCACAAGAACCGGGCCCATCAAGTTTGCCGCCTGAACCATCTGCAGCTGCTACTCAGGATAGCCCGGCGGATCAAACACCATTCCCATCCGCAGCACCTGCTCCGTCAGCATCCCTGCAGGAGAGAAGATTGCAACTCACAATTGATGTGTTTGAACAACAAAAAAAGTCCTTTCCCTTCAGGAGGAGTACTACCGCCTTAAAATTGAACACCTAA
- the LOC121586876 gene encoding uncharacterized protein LOC121586876 isoform X3, with product MSVIAGWSIYEGLLTNILQTQKMEKKRNRKPNWTEEQGLLLAQLVNEHKGDDCEKRWYVLQSKAKDEIAAHKRESSLTGGGPPAKRLSQVADTVFQVLGHSEVSVTGLPTGIDTSMMQALEMQQRPMYFCSMEPSQEPGPSSLPPEPSAAATQDSPADQTPFPSAAPAPSASLQERRLQLTIDVFEQQKKSFPFRRSTTALKLNT from the exons ATGTCTGTGATTGCTGGCTGGTCTATTTATGAAGGCTTGTTAACAAATATCCTACAAACAcagaaaatggagaaaaaaaggaATCGTAAGCCGAACTGGACTGAGGAGCAAGGTTTGTTGCTGGCCCAGTTGGTGAACGAACATAAAG GCGACGATTGTGAGAAAAGGTGGTATGTGCTGCAGTCCAAGGCAAAAGATGAGATTGCAGCACACAAGCGGGAATCCTCACTCACAG GGGGTGGACCACCTGCAAAGCGGCTGTCCCAGGTGGCCGACACTGTCTTTCAAGTCCTGGGACACTCTGAGGTCAGTGTCACCGGGCTGCCAACAGGCATTGACACGTCAATGATGCAGGCCCTTGAAATGCAGCAAAG GCCTATGTATTTCTGTAGCATGGAGCCATCACAAGAACCGGGCCCATCAAGTTTGCCGCCTGAACCATCTGCAGCTGCTACTCAGGATAGCCCGGCGGATCAAACACCATTCCCATCCGCAGCACCTGCTCCGTCAGCATCCCTGCAGGAGAGAAGATTGCAACTCACAATTGATGTGTTTGAACAACAAAAAAAGTCCTTTCCCTTCAGGAGGAGTACTACCGCCTTAAAATTGAACACCTAA
- the LOC121586876 gene encoding uncharacterized protein LOC121586876 isoform X2 → MSVIAGWSIYEGLLTNILQTQKMEKKRNRKPNWTEEQGLLLAQLVNEHKGMLRGKFGPTVTSQGKRRAWDTISQTINASFPLVVRTGDDCEKRWYVLQSKAKDEIAAHKRESSLTGGGPPAKRLSQVADTVFQVLGHSEVSVTGLPTGIDTSMMQALEMQQSMEPSQEPGPSSLPPEPSAAATQDSPADQTPFPSAAPAPSASLQERRLQLTIDVFEQQKKSFPFRRSTTALKLNT, encoded by the exons ATGTCTGTGATTGCTGGCTGGTCTATTTATGAAGGCTTGTTAACAAATATCCTACAAACAcagaaaatggagaaaaaaaggaATCGTAAGCCGAACTGGACTGAGGAGCAAGGTTTGTTGCTGGCCCAGTTGGTGAACGAACATAAAGGTATGTTACGAGGAAAATTTGGCCCAACTGTCACTAGCCAAGGCAAGAGGCGCGCCTGGGACACAATATCCCAAACAATCAATGCCTCTTTTCCACTGGTGGTGCGGACAGGCGACGATTGTGAGAAAAGGTGGTATGTGCTGCAGTCCAAGGCAAAAGATGAGATTGCAGCACACAAGCGGGAATCCTCACTCACAG GGGGTGGACCACCTGCAAAGCGGCTGTCCCAGGTGGCCGACACTGTCTTTCAAGTCCTGGGACACTCTGAGGTCAGTGTCACCGGGCTGCCAACAGGCATTGACACGTCAATGATGCAGGCCCTTGAAATGCAGCAAAG CATGGAGCCATCACAAGAACCGGGCCCATCAAGTTTGCCGCCTGAACCATCTGCAGCTGCTACTCAGGATAGCCCGGCGGATCAAACACCATTCCCATCCGCAGCACCTGCTCCGTCAGCATCCCTGCAGGAGAGAAGATTGCAACTCACAATTGATGTGTTTGAACAACAAAAAAAGTCCTTTCCCTTCAGGAGGAGTACTACCGCCTTAAAATTGAACACCTAA